One stretch of Pomacea canaliculata isolate SZHN2017 linkage group LG11, ASM307304v1, whole genome shotgun sequence DNA includes these proteins:
- the LOC112575695 gene encoding uncharacterized protein LOC112575695: MTSYTMEGGGRSRDFYTSSTSFPLRLIMSTLLLSFQISLNSRALAQAKTKASCNISSVKENEPAALTCVFSSDISVTKDNFEVVRPDGKGSNVASCTWTNGELECTTATGFDVNKTVTDHVIIRLSQATPAHTGQYACRLQGSDDGGFTHCDFVVMPGDPHDDSSAGVAAAVVIPLLVLIVLVAAILFVLWRKGKITRTQPSSPKRKQRMSREYKRTPLTRARDAVKESGHSSSRSAELF, from the exons ATGACATCCTATACAATGGAAGGAGGTggaagatcacgtgacttttatACCTCTAGCACGTCATTTCCGCTTCGTCTCATTATGTCTACGTTACTCTTGAGTTTTCAAATCTCATTGAATTCAAGAGCTTTAGCACAAG CGAAAACGAAAGCAAGCTGCAACATTTCAAGTGTCAAGGAGAATGAACCTGCAGCATTGACATGCGTCTTCAGCTCCGATATCAGTGTTACTAAAGACAACTTCGAAGTGGTCCGTCCTGATGGCAAAg GCTCTAATGTTGCAAGTTGCACCTGGACAAACGGCGAACTGGAGTGTACCACAGCCACAGGGTTCGACGTCAACAAAACAGTcacagatcacgtgatcatcAGGTTATCACAAGCCACACCTGCTCACACCGGACAATACGCTTGTCGTCTGCAAGGCTCTGATGACGGCGGCTTCACGCACTGTGATTTTGTCGTCATGCCAGGAG ATCCACACGACGACTCTTCCGCAGGTGTAGCTGCAGCGGTTGTTATTCCACTGCTGGTGTTGATAGTCTTAGTAGCCGCCATTCTTTTTGTACTGTGGAGAAAAGG taaAATAACCCGCACACAACCATCATCTCCGAAGAGGAAGCAAAGGATGTCTAGGGAG TATAAAAGGACACCGCTCACGCGTGCTCGGGACGCAGTGAAGGAAAGCGGCCACTCCAGCTCACGTAGCGCTGAGCTATTTTAA